The Miscanthus floridulus cultivar M001 chromosome 17, ASM1932011v1, whole genome shotgun sequence genome has a window encoding:
- the LOC136516524 gene encoding zinc transporter 6 isoform X2 yields MSGTGCLPADGAAALSRVCRDGAAAARLKTGSLLAILVASAVGICLPVALTRAFRGSPNYARGLLLVKCYAAGVILSTSLVHVLPDAHAALADCAVASRRPWRDFPFAGLFTLVGALLALLVDLSASSHLEAHAHVGGDSDAHGHGHQETPYAPIPKKVPVFELAGEMSPKKRAFLDDDREEDPAPHAATNGADPDRDDVALFGPKKGARSDEVPVVAAGCHGVAHEVVEVGEGPGEDEEEARRKQKMVSKVLEIGIVFHSVIIGVTMGMSQDVCAIRPLVVALSFHQVFEGMGLGGCIAQILYYQELGSSTSTLKESVMSMFSHSLILHYAGQNII; encoded by the exons ATGTCCGGCACCGGGTGCCTCCCCGCCGACGGCGCGGCGGCCCTATCCAGGGTCTGCCGCGACGGCGCGGCGGCCGCGCGGCTCAAGACGGGGTCCCTGCTGGCCATCCTCGTCGCCAGCGCCGTCGGCATCTGCCTCCCCGTCGCGCTCACGCGCGCCTTCCGCGGCAGCCCCAACTACGCGCGGGGCCTGCTCCTCGTCAAGTGCTACGCGGCGGGGGTCATCCTCTCCACCTCGCTCGTCCACGTGCTCCCCGACGCGCACGCCGCGCTCGCCGACTGCGCCGTCGCCTCGCGCAGGCCGTGGAGGGACTTCCCCTTCGCGGGCCTCTTCACCCTCGTCGGCGCGCTGCTCGCGCTCCTCGTCGACCTCTCCGCCTCCTCCCACCTTGAGGCCCACGCCCACgtcggcggcgactccgacgcccatggccacggtcaccaggAAACGCCCTACGCCCCAATCCCCAAGAAGGTTCCTGTGTTCGAGCTCGCCGGTGAGATGAGCCCCAAGAAGCGCGCTTTCTTGGATGACGACCGAGAGGAGGACCCCGCGCCGCACGCCGCCACCAACGGCGCCGACCCGGACCGCGACGACGTGGCGCTCTTCGGGCCCAAGAAGGGCGCGCGCAGCGACGAGGTCCCCGTCGTCGCTGCCGGCTGCCATGGCGTCGCCCATGAAGTGGTGGAGGTAGGGGAGGGGCCcggggaggacgaggaggaggccaggAGGAAGCAGAAGATGGTGTCCAAAGTGCTGGAGATTGGGATAGTCTTCCACTCCGTCATCATCGGGGTTACAATGGGGATGTCCCAGGATGTCTGTGCAATCAGGCCACTTGTGGTTGCGCTCTCCTTCCATCAGGTGTTCGAGGGGATGGGTCTCGGCGGATGCATCGCACAG ATTTTGTATTATCAGGAACTAGGAAGTTCTACATCTACCTTGAAAGAATCTGTGATGTCAATGTTCTCTCATAGTCTCATATTACACTATGCTGGACAAAATATCATTTGA